In Deinococcus fonticola, a single window of DNA contains:
- a CDS encoding ATP-binding protein, translated as MTGNLKLSAPNAAHIGRVLGTEDVTPTIFWFAVSAGASVQLDDLVVVETQRPDGKKVSFYGLVDNVRKRHEGVAFESDVEDVVAGILPASVSYAARVLVTRVDPENFIPPQPGDTVRHAQGAELSMALSADKMGEAAFPGGLLADGQPLPLNFRFVNGESGGHINISGISGVATKTSYALFLLHSIFTSGVMDQVAQASGGQLAGTAGGRAIIFNVKGEDLLFLDKPNKKVEEKEAKAQAEKGLGRERYALLNLPRQPFKDTQFLAPPRAGGRGDAIVPHTDQRSEGVTPFIFSLREFCARRMLQYVFSDSAGSLNLGYVIGNIEEKLFRLAQAQQGPGTHLLVTDWKVEESSEVPEELDFGDLGGIQIQTFDHLISYLEYKLLDENDGQGDKKWVLNQAQGTLRAFTRRLRGVQKHLTPLIRGDLTETQAEKYRPNLLRGAQLSVVDIHNLSGPAQMFVVGVLLREVFEHKERYGRQDTVFVVLDELNKYAPRDDGSPIKDVLLEIAERGRSLGIILIGAQQTASEVERRIVSNAAIRVVGRLDLAEAERPEYRFLPQSFRSRAGILQPGTMLVSQPDVPNPVLVNYPFPAWATRKDEVDDLGGRKAEDVGDDWLR; from the coding sequence GTGACCGGCAATCTGAAACTCTCTGCCCCCAACGCCGCGCACATTGGCCGGGTGCTGGGCACCGAGGACGTGACCCCCACGATTTTCTGGTTCGCGGTGTCGGCGGGCGCAAGTGTGCAGCTCGATGACCTGGTGGTGGTGGAAACGCAAAGGCCGGATGGCAAGAAGGTTTCTTTCTACGGCCTGGTAGATAACGTGCGCAAGCGTCACGAGGGCGTGGCCTTCGAGTCGGATGTGGAGGACGTGGTGGCGGGCATTCTGCCGGCGTCCGTGAGCTACGCGGCGCGGGTGCTGGTCACGCGGGTCGACCCGGAGAATTTCATTCCGCCGCAACCCGGGGACACTGTGCGCCACGCGCAGGGCGCGGAATTGAGTATGGCCCTGAGCGCCGACAAGATGGGGGAGGCCGCCTTTCCCGGCGGGCTGCTGGCCGATGGACAACCGCTGCCGCTCAATTTCCGCTTCGTGAACGGCGAGAGTGGCGGTCACATCAACATCTCGGGCATTTCGGGCGTGGCGACGAAAACCAGTTACGCGCTCTTTCTGCTGCACAGCATCTTTACCAGTGGCGTGATGGATCAGGTGGCGCAGGCGTCGGGCGGGCAACTGGCGGGCACGGCGGGCGGACGGGCCATCATCTTCAACGTGAAGGGCGAGGACTTGCTGTTCCTGGACAAGCCGAACAAAAAAGTCGAGGAGAAAGAAGCCAAAGCTCAGGCAGAAAAGGGCCTTGGCCGCGAGCGTTACGCTCTGCTGAACCTGCCGCGCCAGCCGTTCAAGGACACGCAATTCCTGGCTCCGCCCCGCGCCGGGGGGCGAGGGGACGCCATCGTGCCGCACACGGATCAGCGCAGTGAGGGCGTCACGCCGTTTATTTTCAGCCTGCGCGAATTCTGCGCCAGAAGAATGCTTCAGTACGTCTTTTCCGACTCCGCTGGCAGCTTGAACCTTGGTTATGTCATTGGGAACATCGAGGAAAAGCTGTTCAGGCTGGCGCAGGCGCAGCAGGGGCCGGGAACACATCTGCTCGTCACGGACTGGAAAGTAGAGGAGAGCAGCGAAGTTCCTGAAGAACTGGATTTTGGCGATCTGGGCGGCATTCAGATTCAGACCTTTGACCACCTCATTTCCTATCTGGAATACAAATTGCTGGACGAGAACGATGGTCAGGGCGACAAGAAATGGGTCTTGAACCAGGCCCAGGGCACGCTCCGTGCGTTCACCCGGCGGTTGCGTGGCGTGCAGAAGCACCTCACGCCCCTGATTCGCGGTGACCTGACCGAAACGCAGGCCGAGAAGTACCGCCCGAACCTGCTGCGCGGCGCACAGCTCAGCGTGGTGGACATTCACAACCTGTCCGGCCCGGCGCAGATGTTCGTGGTGGGCGTGCTGCTGCGTGAAGTCTTCGAGCACAAGGAACGCTACGGGCGGCAGGACACGGTGTTCGTGGTGCTGGACGAGCTCAACAAGTATGCCCCGCGTGACGACGGCAGCCCCATCAAGGACGTGCTGCTGGAAATCGCCGAGCGTGGCCGCAGCCTGGGCATCATCCTGATCGGCGCGCAGCAGACCGCCAGCGAGGTCGAGCGGCGCATCGTGAGTAACGCCGCCATTCGCGTGGTCGGTCGACTGGATTTAGCTGAAGCCGAGCGCCCCGAGTACCGTTTCCTGCCGCAGAGCTTCCGCAGCCGCGCCGGAATCCTGCAACCCGGCACCATGCTGGTCAGTCAACCCGACGTGCCCAATCCCGTCCTCGTGAATTACCCCTTCCCCGCCTGGGCCACCCGCAAGGACGAGGTAGACGACCTGGGCGGCAGGAAAGCCGAGGACGTGGGAGACGACTGGCTGCGGTAA
- a CDS encoding DNA double-strand break repair nuclease NurA, giving the protein MRIRLDPWPIDTQDGQLTLEPFKGLVFNVESDDWRAIPTRGIPKRVTKVLVVDGKPRMEARLLLEDDAGNMSLAGFGAFVVGAVSLCPHGSRQAELVDVKARRVLAYSGDTLLEPTRLSPRNPHTGVLEYAPHAYAGAHVEGARSAVQSLMLNAERDFSRDLASEMPLDEADENALPETLVLQDGPVRVGEAGRAVIGYVKTLHTDYLGADRIGLLAQLGCGERTPILRFTVGDSGEADYRGREQRFTWYVRLCDAPFYQHPLAGVMRLEMHAPEDTDFVPRAVIDAANLSGALLTRLGSQLHKDARAPQNLIPTAALEHAMSRAMGSQELVTRRIRTHLARELREGVLA; this is encoded by the coding sequence ATGCGTATTCGGCTTGATCCCTGGCCCATCGATACACAGGATGGGCAATTGACCCTGGAGCCGTTCAAGGGCCTTGTTTTTAACGTGGAATCCGACGACTGGCGGGCCATTCCCACGCGCGGCATTCCGAAAAGGGTCACGAAAGTGCTGGTGGTGGACGGCAAACCGCGTATGGAAGCGCGGCTGCTGCTGGAGGACGACGCCGGGAACATGAGCCTGGCGGGCTTCGGGGCGTTCGTGGTGGGCGCGGTGAGCCTGTGCCCGCACGGGTCGCGGCAGGCCGAACTGGTGGACGTGAAGGCCCGGCGGGTGCTGGCCTACAGTGGCGACACGCTGCTGGAACCCACCCGCCTGAGTCCGCGCAACCCGCACACAGGCGTGCTGGAGTACGCGCCGCACGCTTACGCGGGGGCACACGTGGAGGGCGCCAGGAGTGCCGTGCAGAGCCTGATGCTGAATGCCGAGCGGGACTTCAGCCGTGACCTGGCCTCCGAAATGCCGCTGGATGAAGCCGACGAGAACGCCCTGCCCGAAACGCTGGTCTTGCAGGACGGGCCGGTGCGTGTGGGCGAGGCGGGCCGCGCGGTCATCGGGTACGTGAAAACGCTTCACACCGATTACCTGGGCGCCGACCGCATTGGCCTGCTGGCGCAACTGGGGTGCGGTGAGCGCACGCCCATCCTGCGCTTCACGGTGGGTGACTCGGGCGAGGCGGATTACCGGGGTCGCGAGCAGCGCTTCACCTGGTACGTGCGCCTGTGCGACGCGCCCTTCTACCAGCACCCTCTGGCCGGCGTCATGCGCCTGGAAATGCATGCCCCCGAGGACACCGACTTTGTGCCCCGTGCGGTTATCGACGCGGCCAACCTGTCCGGCGCACTCCTCACCCGCCTGGGCAGCCAGCTTCACAAGGACGCCCGCGCCCCCCAGAACCTGATTCCCACCGCCGCGCTGGAACACGCCATGAGCCGTGCCATGGGCAGCCAGGAACTCGTGACCCGCCGCATCCGCACCCACCTGGCCCGCGAACTCCGGGAAGGCGTGCTGGCGTGA
- a CDS encoding MerR family transcriptional regulator yields the protein MAGRLLISQFALLTGLSPKTLRHYDDIDLLKPEWIDETSGYRQYGVAQVSLGIHIRHWRQLGLPVPEIKRLLQSPDHGAQVLSQHERRLRTEIAEREGALRNLRALLKENVMDYRLEHLPAQQVLSIRETLQPPHYEVIPQALQELMAYKKAQGYEVSAPSFFIRHAGGDGETGVVEVCLPVSGDVHPSGRIEVKNVQSQPAFIGRFVGPYEKTGAAYSGVAEEALRRGLRLTGSTAEIYVKSVPQTPDPNAYETDIAFFLEPNELAEG from the coding sequence ATGGCTGGACGACTGCTGATTTCTCAATTTGCGCTGCTGACGGGCTTATCGCCAAAAACCCTGCGGCACTACGACGACATTGACCTGTTGAAGCCCGAGTGGATCGACGAGACCAGCGGTTACCGGCAATACGGCGTGGCGCAGGTAAGCCTCGGTATTCACATTCGCCACTGGCGGCAGCTGGGTTTACCTGTGCCTGAAATAAAGCGGCTTCTTCAGTCTCCAGACCATGGCGCGCAGGTGCTGAGCCAGCATGAAAGGCGCCTGCGAACGGAAATCGCGGAGCGCGAAGGGGCGTTGCGGAACCTTCGGGCCCTGCTCAAGGAGAACGTTATGGATTACCGTTTAGAACATCTTCCCGCCCAGCAGGTGCTGAGCATTCGGGAAACCCTCCAGCCACCGCATTACGAGGTGATTCCGCAGGCTTTGCAGGAACTCATGGCCTACAAAAAAGCCCAGGGCTATGAGGTCAGCGCCCCCAGTTTCTTCATCCGGCACGCAGGTGGTGATGGTGAAACAGGTGTGGTGGAAGTCTGTCTGCCCGTTTCCGGCGACGTGCACCCCTCAGGCCGGATCGAGGTAAAGAACGTTCAAAGTCAGCCGGCGTTCATTGGGCGTTTCGTGGGGCCTTACGAGAAAACAGGCGCGGCCTACTCTGGGGTGGCCGAGGAAGCCCTGCGCCGGGGACTAAGGTTGACAGGCAGCACCGCCGAAATTTATGTCAAAAGCGTTCCTCAGACGCCTGACCCGAACGCTTACGAAACCGATATCGCCTTCTTTCTGGAACCGAACGAACTTGCGGAGGGATAA
- a CDS encoding aminopeptidase yields the protein MQTNLLAYDPAKHAQLITHYCLSAQPNERLLVGGSTASLPLVGEVHRAMLRAGARPVLRLTYPGQDEDFAALASDAVLDNVHAADLEDVRGLDGSVRIIVSEDLPEVDPRRRARLLAARAPLQSARARKKWSLTLYPTPHGARKAGMTPEQYEDFVMRAMSLDRADPVAAWGELRERQAQLIERISRADQVQIQSANADLTLSVKGRTWANSDGKRNMPSGEIFTGPLEDSASGWVRFDIPATYQGVMVRGARLEFKEGKVVAATADEGQDTLLAALDTDPGARFLGELGIGTNDGIQQPSGNILFDEKIGGTVHLAVGRSYPETGGTNESAVHWDLITDLRNGGRLLLDGEVWQENGVFVAG from the coding sequence ATGCAAACAAACCTCCTGGCTTATGACCCGGCCAAGCACGCGCAGCTCATCACCCACTACTGCCTGTCGGCGCAGCCGAACGAGCGCCTGCTGGTGGGCGGCAGCACCGCCTCCCTGCCGCTGGTGGGCGAGGTTCACCGCGCCATGCTGCGGGCCGGGGCCCGGCCGGTGCTGCGCCTCACGTACCCCGGCCAGGACGAGGATTTCGCCGCCCTGGCCAGTGACGCCGTGCTGGACAATGTCCACGCCGCCGACCTGGAGGACGTGCGCGGCCTGGACGGTTCCGTGCGCATCATCGTCAGCGAAGACCTGCCGGAAGTCGATCCCAGGCGCCGCGCCCGCCTGCTGGCCGCCCGCGCCCCCCTGCAAAGCGCCCGCGCCCGCAAGAAATGGAGCCTGACGCTGTACCCCACCCCGCACGGCGCCCGGAAAGCCGGCATGACGCCCGAGCAGTACGAGGACTTCGTGATGCGGGCCATGTCCCTCGACCGGGCCGATCCTGTGGCCGCCTGGGGCGAGCTGCGCGAACGGCAGGCGCAACTCATCGAGCGCATTTCCCGCGCCGACCAGGTGCAGATTCAGAGCGCCAACGCCGACCTGACCCTCAGTGTGAAGGGCCGCACCTGGGCCAACAGCGACGGCAAACGCAACATGCCCAGCGGCGAAATCTTCACCGGGCCACTCGAGGACAGCGCCAGTGGCTGGGTGCGTTTCGACATTCCCGCCACGTACCAGGGCGTCATGGTGCGCGGCGCCCGCCTGGAATTCAAGGAAGGCAAGGTCGTGGCCGCCACCGCCGACGAGGGCCAGGACACCCTGCTGGCCGCCCTGGATACCGATCCCGGCGCACGCTTCCTGGGCGAACTGGGCATCGGCACCAATGACGGCATTCAGCAGCCCAGCGGCAACATCCTCTTCGACGAGAAAATAGGCGGCACCGTCCACCTGGCGGTGGGCCGCAGCTACCCCGAAACCGGCGGCACCAACGAAAGCGCCGTCCACTGGGACCTCATCACCGACCTGAGAAACGGCGGCCGCCTGCTGCTGGACGGCGAAGTGTGGCAGGAGAACGGGGTGTTCGTGGCAGGGTAA
- the purU gene encoding formyltetrahydrofolate deformylase, with translation MTALTTGLLDAPNTATLTISCADQRGIVAAVSQFLHNHGANIIHSDQHSTDPSGGTFFMRMEFYLKDLDVARDQFERAFQEVVAGPFGMAWQLNSASTPKKMALLVSRYDHCFLDLLWRKRRGELNVEIPLIISNHEDLRRDAEMFGLPFHVIPVTQENRAEAEAEQVRLMREAGADFAVLARYMQILSGDFLREFGRPVINIHHSFLPAFVGANPYRAAFKRGVKLIGATSHYVTEELDAGPIIAQDVVPVTHRETPDTLMRLGRDVERQVLARAVKAHLEDRVLVHGNKTVVF, from the coding sequence ATGACTGCGCTCACCACCGGGCTTCTGGACGCTCCGAACACCGCCACCCTGACCATCAGCTGCGCCGATCAGCGGGGAATCGTGGCGGCGGTGTCGCAGTTTCTGCACAACCACGGGGCGAACATCATTCACAGTGACCAGCACAGCACGGATCCCAGCGGCGGAACGTTTTTCATGCGCATGGAGTTCTACCTGAAAGATCTGGACGTGGCGCGCGATCAGTTCGAGCGGGCCTTTCAGGAGGTGGTCGCGGGGCCGTTCGGCATGGCGTGGCAGCTTAACTCCGCCTCGACGCCGAAGAAAATGGCGCTGCTGGTCAGCCGGTACGACCACTGTTTTCTTGACCTGCTGTGGCGCAAGCGGCGCGGCGAGTTGAACGTGGAGATTCCCCTGATCATTTCCAACCACGAGGATCTGCGCCGGGACGCCGAGATGTTCGGTCTTCCCTTCCATGTCATTCCGGTCACGCAGGAGAACAGGGCGGAGGCGGAGGCCGAGCAGGTGCGCCTGATGCGCGAGGCCGGGGCAGATTTCGCGGTGCTGGCGCGTTACATGCAGATTCTGTCCGGGGACTTCCTGCGGGAGTTCGGGCGGCCGGTCATCAACATTCACCACAGTTTCCTGCCGGCGTTCGTGGGCGCCAACCCGTACCGCGCCGCGTTCAAGCGGGGCGTGAAGCTGATCGGCGCGACCAGCCACTACGTCACCGAGGAACTGGACGCCGGGCCGATCATCGCGCAGGACGTGGTTCCGGTCACGCACCGCGAAACGCCGGACACCCTGATGCGTCTGGGCCGCGATGTCGAGCGGCAGGTGCTGGCCCGCGCCGTGAAGGCCCACCTGGAAGACCGCGTGCTGGTACACGGCAACAAGACCGTGGTGTTCTGA
- a CDS encoding diacylglycerol kinase has product MRSDGSALSLKRWWRSAGFAWAGIAHTYRTQANFRIEVAAAVIAAALALALQAPLTPIVLCCTLVLSLEVVNTALEALTDLASPGIHPLAKIAKDAAAAAVLIASLGALLVGLAVLGPPLLKLAGLQP; this is encoded by the coding sequence ATGAGGTCTGACGGTTCGGCCCTCAGCCTGAAACGCTGGTGGCGCTCGGCGGGCTTCGCCTGGGCGGGGATCGCGCACACGTACCGCACCCAGGCGAACTTCCGCATAGAAGTGGCGGCCGCCGTCATCGCCGCTGCCCTGGCTCTGGCCCTGCAAGCGCCCCTGACGCCCATCGTGCTTTGCTGCACGCTTGTCCTGAGCCTGGAGGTGGTCAACACCGCGCTGGAAGCCCTGACGGACCTTGCCAGTCCCGGGATTCATCCTCTGGCCAAGATCGCCAAGGATGCCGCCGCCGCCGCCGTGCTGATCGCCAGCCTCGGGGCCTTGCTGGTGGGCCTGGCCGTGCTGGGGCCACCCCTGCTGAAACTCGCGGGCCTTCAGCCGTGA
- the ybeY gene encoding rRNA maturation RNase YbeY — protein sequence MIDLIPQKRPPAGLRPALRASLEAVMEHFSVADREVTVVLVGDKAIQALKLEHWGEDAATDVLSFPTWEPGDPFMPPHLGDIIISLDTAGRQAESRGHSLTREVALLASHGLTHLVGHDHPHAEGLGFEEGATGTEWRVFHDAWNVAKAALPDEV from the coding sequence GTGATTGACCTGATTCCCCAAAAACGTCCTCCTGCGGGTTTGCGTCCTGCCTTGCGGGCGAGTCTGGAAGCCGTAATGGAGCATTTCAGCGTGGCTGACAGGGAAGTCACGGTGGTGCTGGTGGGCGATAAGGCCATTCAAGCGTTAAAACTGGAACACTGGGGGGAGGACGCCGCCACGGATGTGTTGAGTTTCCCCACCTGGGAACCCGGCGACCCCTTTATGCCGCCGCACCTGGGAGACATCATCATCAGCCTGGATACGGCGGGTCGGCAGGCCGAAAGCCGGGGGCACAGCCTGACGCGGGAAGTGGCGCTGCTCGCCAGCCACGGTCTGACGCACCTGGTAGGACATGACCACCCGCACGCCGAGGGCCTGGGCTTCGAGGAAGGCGCCACCGGCACGGAATGGCGGGTGTTTCACGACGCCTGGAACGTGGCGAAGGCTGCTCTCCCCGATGAGGTCTGA
- a CDS encoding PhoH family protein gives MTDITNTAAQTPPAATDSVTLADQREAYALLGAGDANLRRMRELTKAKIIARGETITVTGDSADVEYAGRMIRDALDVVRGGGELTPESLLRSARLSGEGRSLAAETQVTGLSLPRGLKPKTPGQKQYLDLIDKSDITFGVGPAGTGKTYMAVAMAVQALKNKKVKRIILTRPAVEAGEKLGFLPGDLQAKIDPYLRPLYDALQDMLDQEKFESYLTSGVIEIAPLAFMRGRTLNDAFIILDEAQNTTGEQMKMFLTRMGFSSKVVVTGDVTQIDLPRHITSGLAVAKRVLSRIDGIGWHEFTEVDVVRHPLVGRIIKAYEVAEEAEEDRRAARRGEFASIPEDEKDVR, from the coding sequence TTGACGGACATTACGAACACCGCCGCCCAGACCCCGCCCGCCGCCACCGACAGCGTTACCCTGGCGGATCAACGCGAAGCGTACGCGCTACTGGGAGCCGGTGACGCCAACCTGCGCCGCATGCGCGAACTCACCAAAGCCAAAATCATCGCCCGCGGCGAGACCATCACCGTGACTGGGGACAGCGCCGACGTCGAATACGCGGGCCGCATGATCCGCGACGCGCTCGACGTGGTGCGCGGCGGCGGGGAACTCACGCCCGAAAGCCTGCTGCGAAGCGCCCGCCTGAGCGGCGAGGGCCGCAGCCTGGCCGCCGAGACGCAGGTCACCGGCCTGAGCTTGCCACGCGGGCTGAAACCCAAGACCCCCGGCCAGAAACAGTACCTCGACTTGATCGACAAATCCGACATCACCTTCGGCGTCGGCCCAGCCGGGACGGGCAAAACCTATATGGCCGTGGCCATGGCTGTGCAGGCCCTCAAGAACAAGAAAGTCAAGCGCATTATCCTCACGCGCCCCGCCGTCGAGGCCGGCGAGAAACTGGGCTTTCTGCCCGGCGATCTGCAAGCCAAGATTGACCCCTACCTGCGCCCGCTCTACGACGCGCTTCAGGACATGCTGGATCAGGAGAAATTCGAGTCCTACCTGACCAGCGGCGTCATTGAGATCGCGCCCCTGGCCTTCATGCGCGGGCGCACCCTGAACGACGCCTTCATCATTCTGGATGAGGCGCAGAACACCACCGGCGAGCAGATGAAGATGTTCCTGACCCGCATGGGTTTTTCCAGCAAGGTGGTCGTGACCGGGGACGTGACACAGATTGACCTGCCGCGCCACATCACCTCCGGCCTGGCGGTGGCCAAACGCGTCCTGAGCCGAATCGACGGCATCGGCTGGCACGAGTTCACGGAAGTGGACGTGGTGCGTCATCCGCTGGTCGGACGCATCATCAAGGCCTACGAAGTCGCCGAGGAAGCCGAAGAGGACAGACGCGCGGCGCGGCGCGGCGAGTTCGCCAGCATTCCCGAAGACGAGAAAGACGTCAGGTAA
- a CDS encoding glycerol-3-phosphate acyltransferase, which yields MLFLSALLLGVAFLVGSLPLGHWLLARAGVSSRLNNAHNLGVENVLRRVGPRLAISSAALDALKGFTAMLMVSSLNKPEVTVMAALATYLGHLNPPRPLFGPTPPRGRGNLVLLGILAGLVVTGAIPFWAGLLPVLVYAGVAGYWGFVSAATLAGLGALAAAVALLPYSPAPKLTTLALLVAAAWRFKENLGRILDGTEPRVGEDVPVAGKRDDQVVAAFMIHPMNLHDFWSAQRFGWLKPLVEKGLVSEKTVRQMADEMRPMKVGELRGIQTAQGKEIRCYLLSAPLLPDRFRDDPELATRRAIEGAQLARELGAEVFGLGAFWSVVGNKGVDVQEAVPEITITNGGAYTSGTIKAAIPGILEHFAQTGRDLKQATAGIVGANGVVAFGIARTIAPQVGKVIMIGRDMEKLERSANTLRRANPDTEIVTTTSYDTLNVADLIFSATSDPNPVIFPPHVKPGAWIFDEGRPADVDESVRDVPGVRIIPGGLVIPPGSMTTNIDLQFGEGNVPACLAETLIIAATGEHGRKSLGPQTLSENINFFVEEAQKLGFQVVD from the coding sequence ATGTTGTTTCTGTCGGCGTTGCTGCTCGGGGTGGCTTTCCTGGTGGGGAGTCTGCCCCTGGGGCACTGGCTGCTGGCGCGGGCCGGGGTCAGCAGCCGCCTGAACAATGCGCACAACCTGGGCGTGGAGAACGTGCTGCGGCGCGTGGGGCCGCGCCTGGCCATCAGCAGCGCGGCGCTGGACGCCCTGAAGGGCTTCACGGCGATGCTGATGGTGTCCAGCCTGAATAAGCCGGAGGTGACGGTCATGGCGGCGCTGGCGACCTACCTGGGGCACCTCAACCCGCCCCGGCCGCTGTTCGGGCCGACGCCGCCGCGTGGACGCGGCAATCTGGTGTTGCTGGGGATTCTGGCCGGCCTGGTGGTCACGGGCGCTATTCCCTTCTGGGCCGGCCTGCTGCCCGTGCTGGTGTACGCGGGCGTGGCCGGGTACTGGGGCTTTGTCAGTGCCGCCACCCTGGCGGGCCTGGGCGCCCTGGCGGCGGCGGTGGCCCTGCTGCCGTACAGCCCCGCCCCGAAACTGACCACGCTGGCGCTGCTGGTGGCGGCCGCCTGGCGCTTTAAAGAGAATCTGGGCCGCATCCTGGACGGCACTGAGCCGCGGGTGGGCGAGGACGTTCCGGTGGCCGGCAAACGCGACGATCAGGTGGTCGCCGCCTTCATGATCCACCCCATGAACCTGCATGATTTCTGGTCGGCGCAGCGCTTCGGGTGGCTCAAACCCCTGGTGGAAAAAGGGCTGGTCAGCGAGAAGACCGTGCGCCAGATGGCCGACGAGATGCGCCCCATGAAGGTCGGCGAGTTGCGCGGCATCCAGACCGCGCAGGGCAAGGAAATCCGCTGTTACCTGCTGTCCGCGCCGCTGCTGCCGGACCGGTTCCGCGACGACCCGGAACTGGCCACCCGCCGCGCCATCGAGGGCGCGCAACTGGCCCGTGAACTGGGCGCGGAGGTATTCGGCCTGGGAGCCTTCTGGAGTGTGGTGGGCAACAAGGGCGTGGACGTGCAGGAAGCCGTGCCGGAAATCACCATCACCAACGGTGGGGCGTACACGTCGGGCACCATCAAGGCCGCCATTCCCGGCATTCTGGAGCACTTCGCACAGACCGGGCGCGACCTGAAGCAGGCCACCGCCGGCATTGTCGGTGCCAACGGCGTGGTGGCCTTCGGAATTGCCCGCACCATCGCCCCGCAGGTCGGCAAGGTCATCATGATCGGGCGGGACATGGAGAAGCTGGAACGCAGCGCGAACACCCTGCGCCGCGCCAACCCGGACACCGAGATCGTGACCACCACCAGTTACGACACCCTGAACGTTGCCGACCTGATCTTTTCCGCCACCAGCGACCCCAACCCGGTGATTTTCCCCCCGCACGTGAAGCCCGGCGCCTGGATTTTCGACGAGGGCCGCCCCGCCGACGTGGACGAGAGCGTGCGCGACGTTCCTGGCGTGCGCATCATTCCCGGCGGCCTGGTGATTCCGCCCGGCAGCATGACCACCAACATCGACCTGCAATTCGGGGAAGGGAACGTTCCGGCCTGCCTCGCCGAAACCCTGATCATCGCCGCCACCGGCGAACACGGGCGCAAAAGCCTGGGGCCACAGACGCTGAGCGAGAACATCAACTTCTTTGTGGAGGAAGCGCAGAAACTGGGCTTTCAGGTGGTCGACTGA
- a CDS encoding metallophosphoesterase family protein, whose amino-acid sequence MRVAVMADIHGNADALSAVLTDMAVQGAERLIVNGDVVNRGPDSVQVLEALLARDDVSFTLGNHDDLLRLWNERSDTLPAAWFGDPFWGATEWSVQQLDRAGLLHAPADWPMTQRLRLPGLPDVLLAHGTAQHYREGLSERSRPERVQELAQEARAGVLVASHIHRQADAHFGEVRVINTGAVGSPADGDPRAQYLLLTAGTNDWNVDLRRVAYDRSGVLSRFETSGLLARGLSAEIFRDEVVTARSLYTPYWEWTEHTGRPRYEKTWREFQELYLEAMP is encoded by the coding sequence GTGCGAGTAGCGGTCATGGCGGACATTCACGGCAACGCGGACGCGCTGAGCGCCGTGCTGACGGACATGGCGGTGCAGGGGGCAGAGCGCCTCATCGTGAACGGGGACGTGGTGAACCGGGGGCCGGACTCGGTGCAGGTGCTCGAAGCCCTGCTGGCGCGGGACGACGTGTCCTTCACGCTGGGCAACCACGACGACCTGCTGCGCCTGTGGAATGAACGCAGTGACACCCTGCCCGCCGCGTGGTTCGGTGACCCGTTCTGGGGCGCGACCGAATGGAGCGTGCAACAACTTGACCGGGCGGGGCTGCTGCACGCTCCGGCCGACTGGCCCATGACCCAGCGCCTCCGCCTGCCGGGTTTACCGGATGTCCTGCTGGCGCACGGCACCGCGCAGCATTACCGCGAGGGCCTGAGTGAGCGCAGCCGCCCCGAGCGCGTGCAGGAACTGGCGCAGGAAGCGCGGGCAGGGGTGCTGGTGGCCTCGCACATCCACCGGCAGGCGGACGCGCACTTCGGGGAGGTGCGGGTCATCAACACGGGCGCGGTGGGTTCCCCCGCGGACGGCGACCCCCGGGCGCAGTACCTGCTGCTGACCGCCGGTACGAACGACTGGAACGTGGATTTACGCCGGGTCGCGTATGACCGCTCGGGTGTCCTGTCACGCTTCGAAACGAGCGGTCTGCTGGCCCGTGGCCTCAGCGCCGAGATTTTCCGGGATGAAGTGGTAACTGCGCGCAGCCTCTACACGCCCTACTGGGAGTGGACGGAGCACACCGGCCGGCCGCGCTATGAAAAAACCTGGCGGGAATTTCAGGAGCTGTACCTGGAGGCCATGCCGTGA